From the genome of Colwellia psychrerythraea 34H, one region includes:
- the ccmD gene encoding heme exporter protein CcmD, giving the protein MQFNSFSDFINMGGYGFYVWLSFGAAALILTLLLISSKADHQKIITQIAKRKQREDKLRQAKALRKQQNKELNEVIE; this is encoded by the coding sequence ATGCAATTTAATAGTTTTAGCGATTTCATCAATATGGGCGGTTATGGCTTTTATGTCTGGCTTTCTTTTGGTGCTGCCGCTTTGATACTTACACTTTTATTGATCAGCTCTAAAGCGGATCATCAGAAAATCATCACCCAAATAGCTAAGCGTAAGCAGCGAGAAGACAAACTCCGTCAAGCTAAAGCACTACGTAAGCAACAAAATAAAGAATTAAACGAGGTAATTGAATAA
- a CDS encoding heme ABC transporter permease, which produces MWKWLHPYANPEVSYHFTNKLLPWLSALAAIFLGIGLVWALLFAPADYQQGHSFRIFYIHVPAASLSMGIYFAMAVAAFSSLVWQLKLADASAAAMAPVGASFTAIALITGAAWGKPMWGTWWIWDARLTSELILLFLYLGVIALHNAFEDKNLAGKAAGILTLVGVINIPIIKYSVDWWNTLHQGSTVSKLGKPSMSLDMLWPFIFCFIGFSLLVGVIICLRFRNEILARNSIRPWVRELVENNSSS; this is translated from the coding sequence ATGTGGAAATGGTTACACCCTTATGCAAACCCAGAAGTGTCTTATCACTTTACTAATAAGTTATTACCTTGGTTAAGCGCCCTTGCGGCAATCTTTCTCGGTATTGGCTTAGTATGGGCATTATTGTTCGCCCCTGCTGATTATCAGCAAGGACATAGCTTTCGTATCTTCTACATTCATGTACCTGCAGCGTCATTATCTATGGGCATTTATTTTGCTATGGCCGTCGCCGCCTTTAGCAGCTTAGTATGGCAATTAAAACTTGCCGATGCATCTGCAGCCGCTATGGCTCCTGTTGGCGCAAGCTTCACTGCCATCGCACTAATTACTGGTGCTGCTTGGGGTAAACCAATGTGGGGTACTTGGTGGATTTGGGATGCCCGTTTAACATCAGAGCTCATTTTACTGTTTTTGTACTTAGGGGTAATTGCCTTACATAACGCATTTGAAGATAAAAACTTAGCCGGTAAAGCTGCTGGAATTTTAACGCTTGTTGGCGTGATAAATATCCCAATTATTAAATACTCAGTTGACTGGTGGAATACCTTGCATCAGGGGTCTACGGTAAGCAAATTAGGTAAGCCGTCAATGTCACTTGATATGTTATGGCCATTCATCTTTTGTTTTATCGGCTTTTCATTATTAGTCGGTGTGATCATTTGTCTACGTTTTCGTAATGAAATTCTAGCGCGCAATAGCATTCGTCCCTGGGTGCGTGAGTTAGTGGAAAACAACTCAAGTAGTTAA
- the ccmB gene encoding heme exporter protein CcmB, with protein sequence MLVLKRDLTIAMRHKDDIINPLLFFVIVVTLFPLGIGPEAQTLSRIAPGIIWVAALLATLLSLDRLFKSDHLDGSLEQMLLSPHPIFVLVLAKIFAHWLITGLPLLLIAPLLAVLLHLDEHSYTALLLTLLLGTPVLSLLGAVGVALTVGIKKGGVLLSLLVLPLYIPVLIFATSAIDTAALGLPYSGQLAIIAALFFGSLTLAPFAVGAALKVSTN encoded by the coding sequence ATGTTGGTATTAAAACGTGATCTTACCATTGCGATGCGCCATAAAGATGACATCATTAATCCCTTACTATTTTTTGTTATTGTAGTCACACTTTTCCCTTTAGGTATTGGTCCTGAAGCACAAACGTTAAGCCGTATTGCCCCAGGTATTATTTGGGTAGCAGCATTATTAGCGACCCTTTTATCATTAGACCGATTATTTAAATCAGATCACCTTGATGGTTCACTTGAACAAATGTTACTTAGCCCTCACCCGATATTTGTATTAGTGCTGGCTAAAATATTCGCTCATTGGCTTATTACTGGCTTACCACTTCTTTTAATAGCGCCGCTGTTAGCTGTGCTCCTGCATTTAGATGAACACAGTTACACCGCATTATTACTTACCTTATTGCTAGGTACGCCTGTACTTAGTCTACTTGGTGCAGTGGGTGTTGCACTTACCGTAGGGATTAAAAAAGGGGGGGTATTACTCAGCTTACTTGTTTTACCCCTTTATATTCCGGTATTAATTTTTGCTACCAGCGCGATAGATACTGCCGCGCTTGGCTTACCTTACAGCGGTCAACTTGCTATAATCGCCGCATTATTCTTTGGATCTTTAACGCTCGCCCCCTTTGCTGTTGGGGCCGCCCTAAAAGTGAGTACCAACTGA
- the ccmA gene encoding cytochrome c biogenesis heme-transporting ATPase CcmA gives MSKKNSTPLISAVNLTCIREERLLFDELSLQINAGDIVQVEGPNGSGKTSLLRILSGLSQPYDGQILYREQLISHCREEFHQNLLYFGHLSGVKGEMTAEENLDFNLALHGNKTQESLSYLAKVNLSGFEECLASHLSAGQHRRIALARLYQSNVPIWILDEPFTAIDKQGVASLERLFSLHAERGGCVILTTHQDLISIKPEQIKKITLDYSYDSAVD, from the coding sequence TTGTCCAAAAAAAACTCAACTCCCTTGATCAGTGCAGTAAACCTCACCTGTATTCGAGAAGAACGCTTATTATTTGATGAGTTGTCACTGCAAATAAATGCCGGTGACATAGTGCAAGTTGAGGGCCCTAATGGCTCTGGAAAAACCAGTTTATTACGTATTTTATCGGGTCTCTCTCAACCCTATGATGGTCAAATATTATACAGAGAGCAACTCATAAGTCACTGTCGAGAAGAATTTCATCAAAATTTACTTTATTTTGGCCATTTATCTGGTGTAAAAGGTGAAATGACCGCAGAAGAAAATCTTGATTTTAATTTGGCATTACATGGTAACAAAACCCAAGAGAGCTTATCTTATTTAGCAAAGGTAAACCTTTCAGGCTTTGAAGAGTGTTTGGCATCACATTTAAGTGCTGGCCAGCATAGACGTATCGCATTAGCGCGTTTATATCAAAGTAATGTGCCTATTTGGATTTTAGATGAACCCTTTACTGCCATAGATAAACAAGGCGTTGCTAGTTTAGAGCGACTGTTTTCTTTACATGCTGAACGTGGTGGTTGTGTTATTTTAACCACACACCAAGATTTAATTAGCATAAAGCCTGAACAAATCAAAAAAATCACTCTAGATTACAGCTATGATAGTGCTGTTGATTAA
- a CDS encoding heme lyase CcmF/NrfE family subunit — MPELIPELGHLALIIALAFAICLTLIPLIGVHSPEQSSLKKLMTYARPLAYGMFFFTGISLVILAYSFVVDDFSIKYIAGHSNTHLPYYFKISAVWGGHEGSLLLWVFSLTAWTAAVARFSKGIEEEFISRVLAVMGMIAIGFIAFTLLTSNPFDRLWPNVPMEGRDLNPLLQDIGLIIHPPLLYLGYVGFAVAFAFAVAALMAGKMDAAWARWSRPWTVGAWVCLTLGIALGSWWAYYELGWGGWWFWDPVENASFMPWLVGTALIHSLAVTEKRGTFRNWTILLAIFAFGLSLLGTFLVRSGVITSVHSFAADPSRGIFILVILAIAIGGSLTLYAFRASTVASFSRFAFYSRETALLLCNVILVVAAVTVLLGTLYPLLVDALGYGKISVGPPYFNAVFVPIMSILFIIMGIGPLIRWKKAKQGELRKRLLSSSVFSIAFGLLFPVIYGGEFNALVAMGITLATWVFLVVVKEVKNQFQTVGKLTTSHIGMATAHAGIAITIVGVTIVSMYESETNVKMALNERVTISGYQIEFKGIKHVEGPNYSAEQGQINIYKVTGPNESEFVSLLKPERRTYRVQTMGMTEAGIDPGLFRDVYVALGDPLPGGAWAIRVHYKPFVRWIWLGAIFMGAGGILSMLDKRYRRKKTVVVKSPVVADSLTNTVAATPTNTPKVSEI, encoded by the coding sequence ATGCCTGAGCTTATACCTGAACTCGGTCACTTAGCCCTTATAATTGCTTTAGCATTTGCTATTTGCTTAACTTTAATTCCGTTAATCGGTGTTCATAGTCCGGAGCAGAGTTCATTAAAGAAACTCATGACCTATGCTAGACCACTTGCTTACGGTATGTTTTTTTTCACTGGTATTAGTCTTGTCATTCTTGCCTATAGTTTTGTCGTTGATGATTTTTCTATTAAGTACATCGCCGGTCACTCAAATACCCATTTACCTTATTATTTTAAAATAAGCGCCGTTTGGGGCGGTCATGAAGGCTCATTATTGTTGTGGGTGTTCTCATTAACTGCATGGACTGCCGCCGTTGCGCGTTTTTCAAAAGGTATTGAAGAAGAGTTTATTTCCCGTGTTTTAGCTGTCATGGGCATGATTGCTATCGGATTTATCGCTTTTACTTTATTAACCTCCAATCCATTTGACCGTTTATGGCCGAATGTGCCGATGGAAGGTCGTGATTTAAACCCATTATTACAAGATATTGGCTTAATTATTCATCCACCATTGTTATATCTTGGTTATGTTGGTTTTGCTGTTGCTTTTGCGTTTGCTGTTGCTGCTTTAATGGCGGGTAAAATGGATGCAGCATGGGCTCGCTGGTCTCGTCCTTGGACTGTCGGCGCGTGGGTGTGTTTAACATTAGGTATCGCGCTAGGTAGCTGGTGGGCATATTATGAACTTGGCTGGGGCGGTTGGTGGTTCTGGGATCCTGTTGAAAATGCATCATTTATGCCTTGGCTGGTCGGTACTGCTCTGATCCATTCTTTAGCGGTTACAGAAAAACGTGGCACTTTTAGAAACTGGACTATTTTACTGGCAATATTTGCTTTTGGTTTAAGTTTATTAGGTACCTTCTTAGTACGTTCTGGGGTGATTACTTCGGTACATTCTTTCGCTGCTGATCCTTCTCGCGGTATCTTTATACTTGTGATTCTTGCTATTGCTATAGGCGGCTCTTTAACGTTATACGCCTTTAGAGCGAGTACTGTGGCGAGCTTTTCTCGCTTCGCATTTTATTCACGTGAAACGGCACTATTATTGTGTAACGTTATTTTAGTTGTTGCAGCGGTAACCGTTCTTTTAGGCACTCTATATCCATTATTAGTTGATGCGTTAGGTTACGGGAAAATATCAGTGGGTCCTCCGTATTTTAATGCCGTTTTTGTTCCTATCATGAGTATTCTATTTATCATTATGGGAATAGGGCCTTTGATTCGTTGGAAAAAAGCGAAACAAGGCGAGTTACGTAAAAGACTTTTAAGTTCATCGGTATTTAGTATTGCTTTTGGTTTATTGTTTCCTGTGATTTATGGTGGCGAGTTCAATGCTTTGGTTGCTATGGGTATTACGTTAGCGACTTGGGTTTTCTTAGTGGTTGTTAAAGAAGTTAAAAATCAATTTCAAACAGTAGGAAAATTAACGACAAGCCATATAGGCATGGCCACAGCTCATGCTGGTATTGCTATCACTATTGTTGGCGTTACCATCGTTTCAATGTATGAAAGCGAAACCAATGTAAAAATGGCGTTAAACGAAAGAGTAACTATTTCAGGTTACCAAATTGAGTTTAAAGGCATTAAACATGTTGAAGGCCCTAATTACAGTGCCGAGCAAGGACAAATTAATATCTATAAAGTTACTGGCCCGAACGAAAGTGAATTCGTTAGTTTACTCAAACCGGAACGTCGCACTTACCGTGTACAAACGATGGGAATGACTGAAGCCGGAATTGATCCTGGTTTGTTCCGTGACGTATATGTCGCTTTAGGTGATCCATTACCCGGTGGTGCGTGGGCAATTCGAGTACATTATAAACCATTTGTTCGTTGGATCTGGTTAGGTGCAATTTTCATGGGCGCAGGTGGTATTTTATCAATGCTTGATAAACGCTATCGCCGTAAAAAAACTGTAGTTGTTAAGTCACCAGTTGTTGCTGACTCGTTGACAAACACAGTGGCTGCAACGCCAACGAATACGCCAAAAGTATCGGAGATATAG
- a CDS encoding DsbE family thiol:disulfide interchange protein yields MGKLIRFLPLILVIALGVVLYRGLSLNPQDMPSALVGKTMPAFALQTLNNSEQMVTQADLLGDIVLVNVWATWCPTCKYEHPYLVDIAKDPQVKLYGLNYKDERVAAQKWLQNYEDPYMFSIFDEEGTLGLDLGVYGAPETFVIDHHGIIRKRFAGAIDTRVWRREFEPLIAQLIEEKKQGK; encoded by the coding sequence ATGGGTAAGCTAATTCGCTTTTTACCTTTGATATTAGTCATCGCCTTAGGTGTTGTATTGTATCGTGGCTTATCACTTAACCCACAGGATATGCCGTCGGCACTTGTTGGCAAGACTATGCCGGCTTTTGCTCTGCAAACACTTAATAACAGTGAACAAATGGTCACTCAAGCAGATCTTCTTGGTGATATTGTTTTAGTTAATGTTTGGGCTACCTGGTGTCCTACGTGTAAGTATGAACACCCGTATTTAGTTGATATTGCAAAAGACCCTCAAGTTAAATTGTATGGCTTGAACTATAAAGATGAGCGTGTTGCCGCACAGAAATGGCTGCAAAACTATGAAGACCCTTATATGTTTTCAATTTTTGATGAAGAAGGGACCTTAGGTTTAGATCTCGGTGTTTATGGTGCGCCAGAAACGTTCGTTATTGATCATCATGGTATTATTCGTAAACGTTTTGCTGGTGCTATTGATACACGCGTATGGCGACGTGAATTTGAGCCATTAATTGCTCAGCTAATTGAAGAAAAAAAGCAGGGGAAATAA
- a CDS encoding cytochrome c-type biogenesis protein, translating into MRLFSIFILILVFAFGANVASASPVETYEFNDEVTKIRFQALSKELRCPKCQNQNLADSNSPIAADLRRELYELLQQGKADSEIVNFMVDRYGEFVLYRPRVSELTYILWFGPAVLILLGIIVVIVIVRRKPVDKKVLALSSEQKEKLKNLTNNK; encoded by the coding sequence ATGCGTCTATTCAGCATATTTATACTCATATTGGTCTTCGCATTTGGTGCTAATGTAGCTTCGGCTAGCCCAGTAGAAACTTATGAATTTAATGATGAAGTGACTAAAATTCGCTTCCAAGCATTAAGTAAAGAATTACGATGTCCTAAGTGTCAAAACCAAAACTTAGCTGACTCTAACTCACCCATTGCAGCTGATTTGCGTCGAGAGCTATACGAGTTATTGCAACAAGGTAAAGCCGATAGTGAAATTGTTAACTTTATGGTCGACCGCTATGGTGAATTTGTTTTATATCGACCGAGAGTCTCTGAGTTGACTTACATTTTATGGTTTGGTCCAGCAGTGTTAATTTTGTTAGGTATTATTGTGGTTATTGTTATTGTTCGCCGAAAACCAGTGGATAAAAAAGTCTTGGCTTTATCCTCAGAGCAAAAAGAAAAGCTTAAAAACTTAACAAACAATAAATAG